In one Bacillus sp. PK3_68 genomic region, the following are encoded:
- a CDS encoding sulfite exporter TauE/SafE family protein, whose product MSMGIIVMGLLVGLLVGLTGVGGAALLTPVLVLMGISPSIAVGTDLVYNSVTKLFGSIQHWKQKTIDLQLVKYLAIGSIPSAICAVGLLHLFDSFFNNQEEIIKHALGYVLILVALTTLVKTFMKDKFESNYFQVKPLEEKRGLTIAIGAILGFIVGLTSIGSGSLFALAMLYLYKMRPSELVGTDIAHAFLLVTAAGIMHAGIGNVDYLLMINLLLGSIPGVILGSSLSAKFPAKPLRAIMSLIILMSGFKLIV is encoded by the coding sequence ATGAGCATGGGGATTATTGTAATGGGGCTTCTTGTTGGTCTTCTGGTTGGGTTAACAGGGGTTGGAGGGGCCGCCTTGTTAACACCTGTTTTAGTGTTAATGGGAATTAGTCCCTCCATCGCTGTGGGAACAGATCTTGTATACAACTCCGTCACAAAGCTTTTCGGCTCTATTCAGCATTGGAAACAAAAGACCATTGACCTGCAATTAGTGAAGTATCTGGCAATCGGCAGTATTCCAAGTGCGATCTGTGCAGTCGGACTCCTTCACCTGTTTGATTCCTTCTTTAATAATCAAGAGGAAATTATCAAACATGCCCTAGGATATGTTCTTATCTTAGTAGCTTTAACTACGCTCGTTAAAACCTTCATGAAGGATAAATTCGAATCAAACTATTTCCAGGTAAAGCCGCTTGAAGAAAAAAGAGGGTTAACGATCGCGATTGGAGCAATATTAGGATTCATTGTAGGATTGACATCAATAGGATCTGGTTCATTGTTCGCTTTAGCTATGCTTTATTTGTACAAAATGCGTCCTTCAGAGTTAGTGGGAACAGATATTGCCCATGCTTTTTTATTAGTTACTGCCGCAGGGATCATGCACGCTGGAATAGGAAATGTTGATTATTTATTAATGATCAATCTGTTGCTCGGTTCTATACCGGGTGTAATTTTAGGAAGCAGTTTATCAGCTAAATTCCCTGCTAAACCTTTAAGAGCCATCATGTCACTCATTATTCTGATGAGCGGCTTCAAGTTAATTGTTTAA
- a CDS encoding DUF2238 domain-containing protein, with product MAENKVNKVHLALLFIILAVLIWSVIKPADFPTWTMESLPAVAGLIILLITYKKFRFTTLSYVIITILAATMFIGGHYTYGNVPLFNWIKDHFDLSRNHYDRFGHFLKGMAVIVIREILIRTSPLFKGFWLSVISVSMTLAISALYEIIEWLSVLISKGKKTSKSFLGMQGDMWDAQWDMALTFIGSILFLLLLSALHNRLLKNKL from the coding sequence ATGGCAGAAAATAAAGTCAATAAGGTTCATCTGGCGCTCTTATTTATTATTCTTGCAGTTCTTATCTGGTCAGTTATAAAGCCGGCGGATTTCCCAACATGGACAATGGAATCCCTTCCTGCTGTGGCTGGACTAATCATTTTACTGATCACCTATAAGAAATTTCGCTTTACTACCCTTTCTTATGTCATCATTACTATCTTAGCGGCAACAATGTTCATCGGTGGTCATTACACTTATGGAAATGTTCCGCTCTTTAATTGGATCAAGGACCATTTTGATTTAAGCAGAAACCATTATGATCGGTTTGGACACTTTTTAAAAGGAATGGCTGTCATTGTGATCAGAGAAATATTAATTCGGACATCGCCGCTCTTCAAAGGTTTTTGGTTATCTGTTATTAGCGTAAGTATGACGCTTGCTATTTCGGCGCTGTATGAAATTATTGAGTGGCTATCTGTTCTCATATCTAAAGGGAAAAAGACCTCTAAAAGCTTTCTCGGCATGCAGGGAGACATGTGGGATGCGCAATGGGATATGGCACTCACCTTCATTGGTTCCATCCTTTTCCTTCTCCTTCTTTCGGCATTGCATAACCGGCTATTAAAAAATAAACTGTAA
- a CDS encoding VTT domain-containing protein: MENEFIQGMPDNPILAFLVSILLSMIVAISGVLPSAFITGANIAVFGFKAGLIVSIIGEAAGAVVSFLLYRQGVKKLDRPLKSRLLKKLKDTGGLEAASLVIILRIVPFIPSGAVTLTAAFSKMGLLSFSVVSTLGKIPSLFIEAYSVKWTLGLTANWQLIILFFIVLGLVFYGVLKRKRH; this comes from the coding sequence ATGGAGAATGAATTCATTCAAGGAATGCCGGATAATCCGATTTTAGCATTTTTAGTCAGTATCCTCCTCAGCATGATAGTGGCAATCTCAGGCGTGCTCCCCAGCGCTTTTATAACGGGAGCAAACATTGCTGTTTTCGGTTTTAAAGCAGGACTGATTGTATCTATTATTGGAGAGGCAGCTGGAGCTGTAGTTAGTTTTCTCCTTTACCGTCAAGGAGTCAAAAAACTAGACAGGCCGTTGAAAAGCCGGCTTCTGAAGAAACTAAAGGATACAGGAGGTCTGGAAGCTGCCTCTCTGGTGATCATATTAAGAATTGTACCTTTTATACCTTCTGGGGCCGTTACACTAACAGCCGCCTTTAGCAAAATGGGTTTACTTTCCTTCAGCGTAGTAAGCACTCTGGGGAAAATCCCCTCTTTGTTCATCGAAGCATATTCAGTAAAATGGACTCTGGGACTAACAGCCAACTGGCAGCTCATCATCCTTTTTTTTATTGTTTTGGGACTCGTTTTTTACGGTGTTTTGAAAAGAAAGCGTCATTAA
- a CDS encoding PDZ domain-containing protein, whose amino-acid sequence MLQEWLLGLLGGFGKLFIHPIFYFSFLLAFVVGMFRVSRERKDFHTRVYDIYQEVRYILPSSLLIGLLLSIVSIGFGLTLPLELLNFIAAVTIILSAGGFRLLSPAWTISLALIIFAVTEKTGYSFIPHEGFSFSKILMTMAIVLALLFITEGLLMLKRGWQGTSPRLVESPRGLKVGVQFAQRLWLVPVFLVLPTGELTSPWPWWPVISIGSETYSFIWFPFLVGFAQLIKSTLPELAVKATGKNIIAAGVVTLLLAIAAYWVPVLAVISAVFAFISRIWISWRHYAYERDRHYFFTPQPKGVMVLGILPYTPAKKMDLKIGEIIYKVNGTEVNTESEFYEALQKNAAYCKLEVVDVNGQNRFAQGSLYEGQHYELGLILVDEEKEFAAEEN is encoded by the coding sequence ATGCTACAAGAATGGTTGTTGGGGCTCTTAGGCGGCTTCGGAAAGTTATTTATCCATCCAATTTTTTATTTTTCGTTCTTGCTTGCTTTTGTCGTCGGCATGTTCCGAGTATCAAGAGAACGGAAAGACTTTCACACGCGAGTGTATGATATTTATCAGGAAGTTCGTTACATACTGCCCTCCAGCTTATTAATCGGGCTGCTTTTATCAATCGTGTCAATTGGTTTTGGACTTACGCTTCCGCTTGAACTGCTAAATTTCATTGCCGCTGTCACGATTATCTTAAGTGCAGGTGGTTTCCGGCTGCTGTCACCTGCATGGACAATTAGCCTCGCTTTGATTATCTTTGCGGTGACGGAAAAAACAGGTTACTCATTTATTCCGCATGAAGGGTTTTCCTTTAGCAAAATATTGATGACGATGGCGATTGTTTTAGCGCTTCTATTCATTACAGAGGGATTGCTGATGCTAAAGCGAGGGTGGCAAGGAACGTCACCGCGACTTGTGGAGAGTCCGCGCGGATTAAAAGTAGGTGTTCAGTTTGCTCAGCGCCTATGGCTTGTGCCGGTATTCTTGGTGCTGCCAACCGGAGAGCTTACATCGCCATGGCCTTGGTGGCCGGTTATATCAATTGGCTCAGAGACATACTCATTTATTTGGTTTCCTTTTTTGGTCGGCTTTGCCCAGCTGATCAAAAGCACATTGCCGGAGCTCGCCGTAAAGGCGACTGGAAAAAATATTATTGCTGCGGGTGTAGTTACATTATTGTTGGCCATTGCCGCTTATTGGGTGCCGGTGCTGGCAGTTATTAGCGCCGTGTTTGCTTTTATAAGCCGCATTTGGATTTCTTGGCGTCATTATGCATACGAAAGAGATCGTCACTATTTCTTTACACCGCAGCCGAAAGGTGTCATGGTTCTTGGCATTTTGCCCTATACACCTGCAAAGAAAATGGATTTGAAGATTGGAGAAATTATTTACAAGGTAAATGGCACTGAAGTGAATACAGAAAGCGAATTTTATGAAGCGCTGCAAAAAAATGCTGCTTATTGCAAGCTGGAAGTAGTGGATGTAAATGGGCAAAACCGTTTTGCACAAGGCTCGCTTTACGAAGGACAACACTATGAGCTTGGTTTGATTTTAGTCGATGAAGAGAAGGAGTTTGCCGCAGAAGAAAATTAA
- a CDS encoding S41 family peptidase, translating to MKRKWVAVLTVSSFIIGAGGMYGGLTVMDEEENTAQPPQTAPEQTNLPDELHKVQTVYEVIANQYVEKVNRTELVEGAIDGMVSSLKDPYSVYMDAETAKQFEESLDSSFEGIGAEITVVEGKLTIVAPFKDSPAEKAGLKPKDQIVTINGKTVDGLTIYEATKKIRGKKGTTVTMGIIRPGMTKPLDVKVKRDNIPIETVFAKVKGKQGKRIGVIEMTSFSEETAKDFKSELKKMEKKELDGLIIDVRGNPGGFLTSVEEILKELVTENKPYMQIEEKSGRKVPYFSETKKVKPYPIAVLTDEGSASASEILAGALKEAEGYPIIGETSFGKGTVQQPVPLGDGSNLKLTTHKWLTPNGNWIHKKGIRPDIEVRQPDYFYAHPLQVSQPLIREMNNDNVKSAQMMLAGLGYAPGRTDGYFSVETEKAVRALQVQAGMKATGKIDKKTASELEQRWIKEMKEEKNDLQLQAALSYIKNLDK from the coding sequence GTGAAAAGAAAATGGGTGGCGGTGCTGACGGTGTCTTCTTTTATAATAGGGGCCGGAGGAATGTATGGGGGGCTGACAGTGATGGATGAAGAAGAGAATACGGCCCAGCCACCGCAGACAGCACCGGAACAAACGAATCTGCCGGACGAGCTTCATAAAGTGCAGACCGTATATGAAGTGATTGCCAATCAATATGTGGAAAAGGTGAACCGGACCGAGCTTGTAGAAGGAGCAATTGATGGAATGGTTAGTTCTTTAAAGGATCCCTATTCCGTATATATGGATGCTGAAACGGCCAAACAATTCGAAGAGTCGTTGGACTCCTCTTTTGAAGGCATCGGTGCGGAGATCACTGTTGTAGAGGGAAAACTGACTATTGTTGCTCCATTTAAAGATTCGCCGGCAGAAAAAGCCGGATTAAAGCCGAAGGACCAGATTGTTACAATTAATGGAAAAACGGTAGATGGACTGACGATTTATGAAGCGACGAAGAAAATTCGCGGCAAAAAAGGAACGACGGTGACAATGGGAATTATCCGTCCAGGCATGACGAAACCGCTTGATGTTAAAGTAAAGCGAGATAATATTCCGATTGAAACTGTCTTTGCGAAGGTAAAGGGAAAACAAGGAAAACGGATTGGCGTTATTGAAATGACTTCATTTTCTGAAGAAACGGCAAAAGATTTTAAATCAGAACTAAAGAAGATGGAGAAAAAAGAACTGGATGGCCTCATCATCGATGTGCGTGGGAATCCAGGCGGCTTCTTGACAAGCGTAGAGGAGATCTTGAAAGAGCTTGTGACAGAGAATAAACCGTATATGCAGATTGAAGAAAAGTCAGGGCGCAAAGTACCTTATTTCTCAGAAACGAAAAAAGTGAAGCCTTATCCGATTGCTGTGCTTACAGACGAGGGAAGTGCGTCTGCCTCTGAAATATTGGCGGGAGCGCTGAAGGAAGCAGAGGGTTATCCTATCATCGGTGAAACAAGTTTTGGAAAGGGAACCGTTCAGCAGCCAGTGCCGCTTGGAGACGGCAGCAATTTGAAACTAACCACTCATAAATGGCTGACGCCAAACGGCAATTGGATTCACAAAAAAGGAATTCGTCCCGATATTGAAGTGAGGCAGCCGGACTACTTTTATGCTCACCCACTTCAAGTGAGCCAGCCGCTCATTCGTGAAATGAACAATGATAATGTAAAGAGTGCCCAAATGATGCTTGCCGGTCTTGGATATGCACCTGGAAGAACAGACGGCTATTTTAGTGTTGAAACAGAGAAAGCGGTTCGTGCCCTGCAAGTACAGGCCGGAATGAAAGCGACCGGAAAGATTGATAAGAAAACAGCAAGTGAGCTCGAACAGAGATGGATAAAGGAAATGAAAGAGGAAAAGAATGACCTCCAGCTGCAGGCAGCCCTCTCGTATATAAAAAATTTAGATAAGTAA
- a CDS encoding PLP-dependent aspartate aminotransferase family protein produces MKDQSFRTKAVHSGLSKTGNIKSKSTPIYQTSVFSFNSLEELEGYFEGETPYLYTRNGNPNTDELAKAVAALEGAPEGVAASSGLGAILAGILAAAQSGDHVVAASDLYGGTYHLIKEELQAFGIATSFVDFSDHQAVEAAIQPNTKLLYSETISNPFLRVENIERLTEIAKKHGLSVMMDNTFATPYLLQPFAQGVDLVVHSATKYIGGHSDVTAGVLVGSKELIEKSRSRIVNMGMNLSPFESWLAYRGLKTLAIRMECQTKNAQELADFLQAHRGVKKTYYPKYVSEQGNGAMVSIELNEGVDMNRFFSSLGWIKIVPSLAGVETTVSYPLGTSHRSLTEDEKSALGINERVVRISVGIEEPADIINQIEQAIHTAFVR; encoded by the coding sequence ATGAAGGATCAGTCATTTAGAACGAAAGCCGTACACAGCGGATTATCAAAAACAGGGAATATTAAAAGTAAATCTACCCCTATTTATCAGACGTCCGTTTTTTCGTTTAATAGTTTAGAAGAGTTAGAAGGGTATTTTGAGGGCGAAACTCCCTATTTATACACGAGAAATGGCAACCCGAATACGGATGAGCTCGCGAAAGCAGTGGCAGCACTGGAAGGAGCTCCGGAGGGAGTAGCGGCTTCCTCAGGCCTTGGGGCTATTCTTGCGGGAATTTTGGCTGCGGCTCAAAGCGGAGATCATGTGGTGGCGGCAAGCGACCTTTATGGCGGTACTTATCATTTAATTAAGGAAGAGCTGCAGGCGTTTGGCATTGCTACCTCATTTGTCGATTTTAGCGATCATCAGGCAGTTGAAGCAGCTATTCAGCCGAACACAAAGCTGTTGTACTCAGAAACAATTTCCAATCCTTTCTTGCGGGTAGAAAACATAGAGAGGCTGACGGAAATAGCTAAAAAGCATGGTCTTTCTGTGATGATGGATAATACATTTGCTACGCCTTATTTGCTGCAGCCGTTTGCACAAGGTGTGGATCTAGTCGTTCACAGTGCGACCAAGTACATCGGCGGGCATAGTGACGTTACAGCCGGAGTGCTGGTCGGCAGCAAGGAGCTCATTGAAAAGAGCCGAAGCCGGATCGTTAACATGGGAATGAATCTAAGTCCATTTGAATCGTGGCTTGCTTACCGCGGATTAAAAACATTAGCGATTCGCATGGAATGTCAGACGAAAAATGCCCAGGAGCTCGCTGATTTTCTTCAAGCGCACAGGGGAGTCAAAAAAACATATTACCCTAAATATGTGTCAGAGCAAGGTAACGGGGCTATGGTTAGCATTGAATTAAATGAAGGGGTGGATATGAATCGCTTTTTCTCCTCACTCGGATGGATTAAGATTGTTCCTTCTCTTGCAGGGGTTGAAACGACTGTTTCATATCCGCTTGGCACTTCTCACCGCTCGTTAACAGAAGACGAAAAAAGTGCCCTTGGCATTAATGAGCGGGTTGTTCGTATTTCTGTTGGCATTGAAGAACCAGCTGATATTATTAATCAGATCGAACAGGCCATTCATACAGCATTCGTGCGTTAA
- a CDS encoding redoxin domain-containing protein yields the protein MNKKWFGILLLVLLAGIAAVNVVKDKKEITKIENPGIEVADQEAVSGMASGIGLGDQAPDFTLQTLDGKKVSLSDYRGKKVMLNFWATWCPPCKAEMPHMQSFYKKEAEKSNMEILAVNLTSEDRGKAAVVEFAKQYDLTFPILLDKEGTIGPQYQVATIPTTYVLNTDGTIHQKIIGPMDEQMMKKLVSELK from the coding sequence TTGAATAAAAAATGGTTTGGCATTTTGCTGCTCGTTTTACTAGCTGGAATTGCAGCAGTAAATGTAGTAAAAGATAAAAAGGAAATCACAAAAATTGAAAATCCCGGTATAGAAGTGGCTGATCAGGAAGCTGTTTCAGGAATGGCTTCTGGTATTGGCCTGGGCGATCAAGCGCCAGACTTTACTCTCCAAACATTAGATGGGAAAAAAGTGTCTTTGTCGGACTACCGGGGCAAGAAAGTAATGTTAAACTTTTGGGCCACCTGGTGCCCGCCTTGTAAAGCAGAGATGCCTCATATGCAAAGCTTTTACAAAAAAGAAGCAGAGAAAAGTAACATGGAAATTTTAGCAGTAAACTTAACAAGCGAGGATAGAGGAAAAGCAGCGGTTGTTGAATTTGCTAAACAATATGACTTAACTTTTCCGATCCTTCTTGATAAAGAAGGAACAATTGGGCCGCAATACCAGGTAGCTACAATCCCAACCACGTATGTTCTTAACACAGACGGGACCATTCATCAAAAAATTATTGGTCCAATGGATGAACAAATGATGAAAAAACTTGTTAGTGAGCTGAAATAG
- a CDS encoding YjcZ family sporulation protein: MSGGGYGYGGGFALIVVLFILLIIVGAAYIGWGY, from the coding sequence ATGAGCGGTGGCGGATACGGATACGGAGGCGGCTTTGCTTTGATCGTTGTCTTGTTTATCCTCTTGATTATTGTTGGGGCAGCTTACATTGGCTGGGGTTACTAA
- a CDS encoding M23 family metallopeptidase, with protein sequence MKKRIGLTVALTASLGFGGTLGMTKEAFASKLSDLESRQHQIENKQSDIKQNINEKSKKINELQSKQAKLSSEIEQLDQSITKAEKQIREKQAAVAETKKEIKKLRKEIEDLKKRIAERNLVLQDRARSLQQSGGSASYIDVLLGSESFTDFINRASAVTTLVNADKDILQEQEADKNKLEKSEQQLKTKLANLESMLADLKELKAGLDKKKAAKDKVMQQLASEEDHAHNQKLSLEEEQELLSSQEKAIKAAISSEQSRLAKEEQARKEQEKLARESEKQAAESQKRNSSSRQPAAPKEESVSADRSNDTPAVSGGSFMRPAQGHVSSGFGTRSLGDHKGIDIANSASVPIVAAADGEVIRSYYSASYGNCIFISHSINGKVFTTVYAHMSERVAQGGSVSKGQVIGYMGNTGRSFGQHLHFEIHEGPWTLSKENAVDPRKYVNF encoded by the coding sequence TTGAAGAAACGTATAGGACTTACAGTTGCTTTAACGGCATCTCTTGGCTTTGGGGGCACATTAGGAATGACAAAAGAAGCGTTTGCTTCCAAGTTATCCGACCTGGAGAGCCGCCAGCATCAAATTGAAAACAAACAATCAGATATCAAACAAAATATTAACGAGAAAAGCAAGAAAATTAACGAACTGCAAAGCAAGCAGGCAAAGCTCTCTTCAGAAATTGAACAGTTGGATCAGTCTATTACTAAAGCAGAAAAGCAAATCCGTGAAAAGCAAGCAGCAGTTGCGGAGACAAAGAAGGAAATAAAGAAGCTTCGAAAAGAAATAGAGGACTTGAAAAAGCGCATTGCTGAGAGAAATCTCGTTCTGCAAGATCGGGCCCGTTCTTTGCAACAAAGCGGCGGATCAGCAAGCTATATTGATGTGCTGCTTGGTTCAGAAAGCTTTACTGATTTTATTAATCGAGCCAGCGCTGTGACTACATTAGTAAATGCTGATAAAGATATTTTGCAGGAACAAGAGGCAGATAAAAATAAATTAGAAAAAAGCGAGCAGCAGCTAAAAACTAAATTAGCTAACTTAGAAAGCATGCTTGCTGATTTAAAAGAATTGAAAGCCGGCCTGGATAAGAAAAAAGCAGCAAAAGACAAAGTTATGCAGCAGCTTGCCAGTGAAGAAGATCACGCACACAATCAAAAACTAAGTTTAGAAGAAGAGCAGGAGTTGCTTTCTTCTCAAGAAAAAGCAATCAAAGCGGCTATTTCATCTGAACAATCCCGTCTTGCAAAGGAAGAACAAGCACGCAAGGAACAAGAAAAGCTTGCACGTGAAAGCGAGAAGCAAGCTGCAGAAAGTCAAAAGAGAAACAGCAGCAGTCGCCAGCCAGCAGCTCCTAAGGAAGAGTCCGTCTCAGCCGATCGTTCAAACGATACGCCAGCTGTTTCAGGCGGATCATTTATGCGCCCAGCTCAAGGGCATGTATCTTCTGGATTCGGGACAAGGAGCTTGGGAGACCATAAAGGTATCGACATTGCAAACAGCGCCAGCGTGCCGATTGTAGCGGCGGCGGACGGAGAAGTAATCCGTTCCTATTATTCAGCTTCCTATGGAAATTGCATCTTCATCTCTCACTCTATTAATGGGAAAGTGTTCACTACTGTTTATGCTCATATGTCAGAGCGTGTGGCCCAAGGCGGAAGCGTCTCAAAAGGGCAGGTTATTGGCTATATGGGTAATACAGGCCGTTCGTTTGGCCAGCATTTGCATTTTGAAATTCATGAAGGCCCTTGGACATTGTCTAAAGAAAATGCGGTTGATCCGCGTAAATATGTCAATTTTTAA
- the ftsX gene encoding permease-like cell division protein FtsX — protein MKSRTFRRHFRESFKNLSRNGWMTFAAVSAVTVTLLLVGVFLTVLLNLNKAATDIENDVEVRVLIKLDATEAEQQELKEQLLDLPEVAKVTYSPKEKELQNLIKDMGEDFALFKQNNPLYDVFVVKTKHPTDTPKAAKKIKKLDYTEDAVYGEKKVERLFSFLKTSRNVGLVLSLGLLFTAMFLISNTIKMTIFARRKEIEIMRLVGATNWFIRWPFLLEGLWLGLLGSLLPVAAVVIGYSYVVKAITTHMQGHFIQPLAYYPFAWQISGIILLIGAFIGMWGSFMAVRRFLKV, from the coding sequence ATGAAATCTAGAACATTCCGCCGCCACTTCAGAGAAAGCTTTAAAAATCTAAGCCGCAACGGATGGATGACATTTGCGGCTGTTTCAGCTGTGACGGTAACTTTGTTATTAGTTGGAGTTTTTCTTACTGTTTTACTAAATTTAAACAAAGCCGCAACCGATATAGAAAATGATGTCGAAGTACGCGTGCTAATTAAACTGGATGCTACGGAAGCAGAGCAGCAAGAGCTGAAAGAGCAATTGCTCGATCTGCCTGAAGTAGCCAAGGTTACTTATTCTCCAAAAGAGAAAGAATTGCAGAATTTAATAAAGGATATGGGTGAGGACTTTGCTCTGTTTAAGCAAAACAACCCGCTTTATGACGTGTTCGTGGTGAAAACAAAGCATCCTACAGATACACCAAAAGCAGCGAAGAAAATTAAAAAGCTGGATTATACAGAGGATGCTGTTTACGGCGAGAAAAAAGTCGAAAGGTTGTTTAGCTTTTTAAAGACGAGCCGCAACGTTGGACTAGTTCTTAGTTTAGGCTTGCTGTTTACAGCTATGTTCCTTATTTCCAATACGATTAAAATGACTATTTTTGCTAGGCGAAAAGAAATTGAGATTATGAGATTAGTTGGGGCCACTAACTGGTTTATCCGCTGGCCGTTCTTATTAGAAGGGCTTTGGCTTGGACTGCTCGGTTCATTGCTGCCGGTTGCTGCGGTCGTGATCGGTTATTCCTATGTAGTCAAGGCAATCACCACTCATATGCAAGGCCACTTCATTCAGCCGCTCGCCTATTATCCATTTGCATGGCAAATCAGCGGGATTATTTTGCTAATTGGAGCATTTATCGGCATGTGGGGAAGCTTTATGGCTGTTCGCCGATTTTTGAAAGTGTAA
- the ftsE gene encoding cell division ATP-binding protein FtsE: MIEMKDVTKKYPNGVLALRNIDISIKQGEFVYVVGPSGAGKSTFIKLMYREEKPTGGRIIVNGVNLSTLKDRSVPLLRRQIGVVFQDFKLLPTLTVYENVAFAMEVIEESPVIIKKRVMEVLDLVGLKNKARMLPEELSGGEQQRVSIARSIVNQPKVVIADEPTGNLDPDTAWDIMDIFEKINARGTTLVMATHNKEIVNTIRRRVVAIEGGRIVRDEQRGDYGYEI; this comes from the coding sequence ATGATAGAAATGAAGGACGTGACAAAGAAATACCCGAATGGTGTCCTCGCTTTGCGAAACATTGACATTTCCATTAAACAAGGGGAATTTGTTTACGTTGTTGGGCCAAGTGGAGCAGGCAAATCAACTTTTATAAAGCTGATGTATAGGGAAGAAAAACCGACAGGCGGCCGTATTATCGTAAACGGAGTAAACTTGTCGACGTTAAAAGATAGATCTGTTCCATTGCTTCGCCGGCAAATCGGTGTAGTATTTCAAGATTTCAAACTGCTGCCGACTCTTACAGTATATGAAAATGTGGCGTTTGCAATGGAAGTAATTGAAGAAAGTCCAGTTATTATTAAAAAACGGGTCATGGAAGTGCTGGATCTTGTTGGGTTGAAAAACAAAGCAAGAATGCTTCCGGAAGAATTATCTGGCGGAGAGCAGCAGCGTGTATCGATTGCTCGCTCTATTGTTAATCAGCCAAAGGTCGTTATTGCAGATGAACCAACAGGGAACCTTGATCCGGATACCGCATGGGATATTATGGACATATTTGAAAAAATTAATGCTCGGGGTACCACACTAGTGATGGCTACTCATAATAAGGAAATCGTGAATACGATCCGCCGCCGGGTAGTTGCGATTGAAGGCGGTCGAATCGTTCGAGATGAGCAGCGGGGGGATTACGGTTATGAAATCTAG
- the cccB gene encoding cytochrome c551, whose product MEFKKSLMALLIGSSVALAACGGGNDKSNEDNNGGGKETASAEGEQVYKQNCLSCHGENLEGQVGPALDKIGSKYSKDEILNIIKNGKGQMPPNVVQGADAEAVADWLATKK is encoded by the coding sequence ATGGAATTTAAAAAATCATTAATGGCTTTGTTAATCGGTTCATCCGTAGCGCTTGCGGCATGCGGCGGCGGGAATGACAAATCAAACGAAGACAATAACGGCGGCGGGAAAGAAACAGCTAGCGCAGAAGGAGAGCAAGTGTACAAGCAGAACTGCCTTAGCTGTCACGGAGAAAACCTTGAAGGGCAAGTTGGACCGGCGTTAGACAAAATAGGAAGCAAGTATAGCAAGGACGAAATTTTAAATATCATTAAAAACGGTAAAGGACAGATGCCTCCGAATGTTGTTCAAGGGGCCGATGCTGAAGCAGTCGCTGATTGGTTAGCTACAAAGAAATAA